In the genome of Anabrus simplex isolate iqAnaSimp1 chromosome 2, ASM4041472v1, whole genome shotgun sequence, the window GGATTAAAATAAAGTTGTGAAGGACGCAAATAGCTTTCACAATATTACTTGCATTGGAAACATCAGTTTCTATTGCTTTCAGTAAAATCCGCCACTTACTGCACATAATACCAAAGGCACATTCTACACTTCTCCTTGCCCTTGAGAGTCGATAATTATAAATACGTTTCCGATTGTCTAAAATTCTTTTGGGATATGGTCTCATCAAGTACTGCAGAAGTGGGTATGCTTCATCACCAACAATGACAAAAGGAGCTATATCCTGTGTTTGTGGTAGTTCTCGTGCTGGTGGAACATTTAGTGTGTTATTTTCCAATAATTTGTATAAAGAGGTAGTTCTAAAATTTCCTCCATCACTTTGACGTCCAACTGCCCCAATATCAACAGCCAACAACTTGCAATCAGCATCAACAAGAGCTTGTAACAATATTGAAAAGTACtgtttataattataatataaagaGCCGGATTTGGCCGGACATTTAATTTCAATGTGTTTGCCGTCCAGCgctcctagacaattgggaaaattccatttctcccaatacttttctgccacttgtcgccacatttcagttgtagggGCTGGGAGGTATGTCGCTCGTAGAACATTCCATATTACTATGCAAGTCTGTTTAATAATTTGAGAAACTGTCGACACGCCCAATCGAAAGTGAAGCGCCAAAGAATGAAATGACTCTCCAGTTGCAAGATATCTGAAAGAAATAGCAAATAGGttcatttaattataaataattgtgtaaaatctttgtaataaataagaaaGTTAGTTAAATCTGTAAGTCACTTCTTtcataaatactgtatattttgaTAAGCCAGTACAAACTACTTATTTTCTCATTCAGgtctattttttatttatatttcagttAAAACCGTGAAAGCCAAATGGAAATATCTGAGGGATTACTTCCAACGTGAGTGTAAGAAACTGAATCATCCGAGATCTGGAGCAGGAGCCGATGATGCACCTAAGGGGTCATCGTGGCAATATTTTGACGCgatgctattcattaaagatgttTCGACTTCTGACAAGGTCGAATCAAGTCTACAAGAAGGATCTGAACCTGACAGAAGCCAGGAAGGAATATTCGAAGACTCTACTGAACATGAAATAATACAGTCACCGTTACCACAAAGTGAAGAGTCCACACCACGAAGCAACTCTTCATGTTCGTCTTCGCGtgttaaaaaacaaaagaaaacacaagAGGAAGAAATACTGGCTGTTGAAAAAAGAAAATTGGATTTTTTATTTAAAGAATCGGAACAGGAAGAAGATGCTGATTTGCTATTTCTTAAGAGTTTGTTGCCGGACATCAGAACACTGCCTCTGTGGCGAAAACGTCGTTTGAGACTTAAGATACATGAACTTGTTGTCAATGAGATTGAAGATAACGAAGGACAGAATACTTCAGTTGAAATGAGTTTTATAGTACCACCTGAAGCATCTAATCAACCCATATGTTCATTATTTACTCATCAAGATTCTTTGCCTTAAAGTTTACTTTTTCTGTGCTACTTTGCTATCTGCTTAAGTAAAGTGTTAAGTACTGTGGATTATTCCTGTATCTCTCGTATCTCCttcaataataactataataatataatttgttttaaCATCTACGCTGTGAAtccacttttcattattattattattattattattattattattttacgtacctCACTGTTAAAACTAGCCGCTGTTCGGGCGATATCTTCTGTCTGTAGTTAGTACCAGGTCCACCAAGATGATTTTCCAACTTCTCCAAGAGCatgtcaaaggtattttttgtcattcttaagtagtCATAAAATTTATCGGGGTGAAGTCTTGCATCCCTGTACAAATGGTAGAATTCTCCGAAAGTATTTCgta includes:
- the LOC137498570 gene encoding uncharacterized protein; protein product: MEEEIIHAVFQREEIWNPRHKNYKNVTVLQKKWTEVSTTVGKDVKTVKAKWKYLRDYFQRECKKLNHPRSGAGADDAPKGSSWQYFDAMLFIKDVSTSDKVESSLQEGSEPDRSQEGIFEDSTEHEIIQSPLPQSEESTPRSNSSCSSSRVKKQKKTQEEEILAVEKRKLDFLFKESEQEEDADLLFLKSLLPDIRTLPLWRKRRLRLKIHELVVNEIEDNEGQNTSVEMSFIVPPEASNQPICSLFTHQDSLP